Proteins encoded within one genomic window of Setaria italica strain Yugu1 chromosome IV, Setaria_italica_v2.0, whole genome shotgun sequence:
- the LOC101757438 gene encoding uncharacterized protein LOC101757438 has product MPCALEVIDSRVQSTSHIQCNRSLDQNIGSHFSKGYLICKPVSVHPRNGDTALTILPLGHDSDWKSAPFFSDNQEVNKVISLTSGDLGTEGLELLSAQPRLPYCLGQLNERNMHDQDDSSKPVSIGNPCGGSTLSQSRQRKTICNSSVAVPPCHVVAKKFSRPATTILRSDSDILHDDDKPPKRSYRKKGNKKGKHHGRTTRKKLNLASGITFDENTYGVSPVEVLPTNLLVDKFSEITSSASLLVKKAHLGGENNNYVKCGTMLNLCTLGTDEMDGSECAGSSNDAAGGRLSCTCVPYLNDESNTTDSSEFDGSTFTERGSGEESKSYQKLPCACVYNPDHATIDSFSSKWSNDNSGNYSVHVGASLTMKDENSHDHSQLVASTGLNGARKCQLIRSHLSATHAEDTNNPLESRSCSSKDVTDSCSHTERVQCSSEACSSKASLQISSLTRNRKSRRTPSYSDLTVSNRVTSANRHKNNGKDSFAVWQKVERNDKIISKAGHSSNLPIQEKSAHENSNKGVYDDRTRNRAKHNHNRKACKQESPNGTVELESTKEEQDALDSCQTFSGPIYKKQAPFLRQQRSSSSKQGSQLSRNYYTPRNSIPKVPKDSLQQEELPVLQLVHANDIGDRSTSNFCSAGEVVLTGDCSNCPTEGNESSQSGIDVAPSVSCNLVPDLTLQAASDDSHISDPYSLCPQDKGVYTSWSSNNSCTDPCAAEIEEVRCVKLTTEGNSQESCKWYSAAGHLSQKWVPVGKKEASSVIHLDISEASVVEGIVSANDISDSVGPVSANGEDSKLASEMTPKLNSSEHVDLRSQAYNVIETGYSKTKEAISCVYTAQQRAEDIQLRIGRPLADFEHFVNSASPVLHCNPCPAGCKSYLQKCVEDGLCFHQTPYITLRSVWQWYEEPGCYGLEVKAQDFRRSKGLWNSHCQFTTYFVPYLSAVQLFRQTKRTNGGSIVKETMDRDMPCETSPYENLPPIFAKLLPQQSNPTNRSSTLHTEDDEQLKSGELIFEFFESEQPYSRRQLFDKVNELIAGVKSVNGQIFGDPKGLELSLHDLHPASWYCVAWYPIYRIPDGKLQAAFLTYHSLGHWIRRSSSADEAVVLPVIGLQSYNDKAERWFEMRKSDSEGGEPAELQYSEASEVLKERVRALNEAAAGMSRAKVVKNGPIMSRNRHPDYEFFLSRYR; this is encoded by the exons ATGCCGTGTGCACTTGAAGTAATTGACTCAAGGGTACAGAGCACATCACATATTCAGTGCAACAGATCATTAGACCAGAATATTGGCAGCCACTTTTCAAAG GGCTATCTGATATGTAAACCTGTTTCTGTTCATCCAAGGAACGG GGACACTGCATTAACAATACTTCCGCTAGGGCATGATTCAGATTGGAAATCAGCACCATTTTTTTCTGACAATCAAGAGGTCAACAAGGTAATCTCTTTGACATCAGGAGATCTGGGTACAGAGGGCCTTGAGTTATTATCTGCACAGCCAAGACTACCTTATTGCTTAGGCCAGCTGAATGAAAGGAACATGCATGATCAGGATGATTCTTCTAAACCAGTTTCCATTGGAAACCCATGCGGAGGAAGCACCTTAAGTCAATCTCGACAAAGGAAAACCATCTGCAATTCATCGGTAGCAGTCCCCCCCTGCCATGTGGTTGCAAAGAAGTTCTCCCGACCTGCCACTACCATTCTGAGATCTGATTCTGATATTTTGCAtgatgatgacaagcctccaaAAAGGAGTTatagaaagaaaggaaacaagAAAGGGAAACATCACGGGCGAACAACCCGTAAAAAGCTGAATTTGGCATCAGGAATTACTTTTGACGAGAATACTTATGGTGTTTCTCCTGTGGAGGTACTTCCGACCAATTTACTGGTTGATAAGTTTTCAGAGATCACATCCTCTGCTAGCTTGTTGGTTAAAAAAGCCCATTTGGGTGGTGAGAACAACAACTATGTGAAATGTGGTACTATGTTGAATTTATGTACATTAGGAACTGATGAGATGGATGGTTCTGAATGTGCTGGTTCATCTAATGATGCTGCCGGAGGGAGATTAAGCTGCACTTGTGTTCCTTACTTGAATGATGAATCAAATACTACTGATTCTTCAGAATTTGATGGATCCACTTTCACTGAACGTGGCTCGGGAGAAGAAAGCAAAAGCTACCAGAAGTTACCGTGTGCCTGTGTTTATAACCCAGATCATGCAACAATAGATTCCTTCTCTAGCAAGTGGAGCAATGACAACAGTGGGAACTACAGTGTCCATGTTGGGGCTAGTTTAACTATGAAAGATGAAAATAGTCACGATCATTCTCAACTGGTGGCTTCCACAGGGCTGAATGGTGCGAGGAAGTGCCAGCTGATAAGGTCACATCTCAGTGCTACTCATGCTGAAGATACCAACAATCCTTTAGAGAGCAGATCTTGTTCCTCTAAGGATGTTACTGATAGTTGTAGTCATACTGAAAGAGTTCAGTGCAGCAGTGAGGCCTGCAGCAGTAAGGCCTCTCTTCAAATTAGTTCACTGACGAGGAACAGAAAATCAAGAAGAACACCGAGCTACAGTGATCTAACTGTATCTAACAGAGTAACGAGTGCTAATAGGCACAAGAATAATGGCAAAGATAGTTTTGCTGTGTGGCAGAAAGTAGAAAGAAATGACAAAATCATATCTAAAGCAGGACATTCAAGTAATTTACCTATTCAGGAAAAGAGTGCACATGAGAACAGTAACAAGGGTGTATATGATGATCGAACAAGAAATCGGGCAAAACATAATCATAATAGGAAAGCATGCAAACAGGAGTCCCCAAATGGGACAGTTGAACTGGAGTCTACCAAAGAAGAACAAGATGCATTGGATTCATGCCAAACATTTTCAGGACCCATATATAAGAAGCAAGCGCCCTTCCTACGCCAGCAAAGGAGCTCTTCTTCAAAACAAGGGTCTCAGTTATCAAGAAACTACTATACTCCTAGGAACAGCATCCCCAAAGTGCCTAAGGATTCCCTGCAGCAAGAAGAATTGCCGGTGCTGCAGCTAGTTCATGCCAATGACATCGGTGATAGATCAACCTCAAATTTTTGTTCAGCTGGTGAAGTTGTTCTAACTGGAGATTGCAGCAACTGTCCAACTGAGGGAAATGAGAGTTCACAATCTGGTATTGATGTGGCTCCATCAGTATCTTGCAACTTGGTTCCAGACTTGACGCTACAAGCTGCTTCCGATGATTCCCACATATCAGATCCTTACTCTTTATGTCCTCAAGACAAGGGTGTATACACCAGTTGGAGCTCCAATAACTCGTGCACTGATCCTTGCGCTGCAGAAATCGAGGAAGTTCGATGTGTGAAGCTAACAACAGAGGGTAATTCTCAAGAATCCTGTAAGTGGTATTCTGCTGCTGGACACCTGTCACAGAAATGGGTTCCTGTTGGAAAGAAAGAGGCGTCTAGTGTCATCCATTTAGACATCTCAGAGGCTTCTGTTGTTGAAGGTATAGTTTCAGCTAATGATATTTCTGATTCAGTTGGTCCTGTATCAGCAAATGGTGAAGATAGCAAATTAGCTAGTGAAATGACTCCTAAACTAAACTCATCTGAGCATGTCGATTTAAGAAGCCAAGCATATAATGTAATTGAGACTGGTTACAGCAAGacaaaagaagccatcagttgtGTTTACACGGCACAGCAACGAGCAGAAGACATCCAACTTCGCATCGGTAGGCCTCTTGCGgattttgaacattttgttaaCTCTGCTTCTCCAGTTTTGCACTGTAACCCTTGCCCTGCTGGCTGTAAATCATACTTGCAAAAATGCGTGGAGGATGGTTTATGTTTCCATCAGACTCCATACATCACTCTAAGAAGTGTCTGGCAGTGGTACGAAGAGCCTGGCTGCTATGGTTTGGAAGTAAAGGCACAAGATTTCCGTAGATCCAAAGGGTTGTGGAATAGTCATTGCCAGTTTACTACCTATTTCGTGCCATATCTATCTGCTGTTCAACTTTTCAGACAGACTAAAAGAACCAATGGTGGAAGCATTGTTAAGGAAACAATGGATAGGGATATGCCATGTGAAACATCTCCGTATGAGAATCTGCCCCCTATATTTGCAAAGCTTCTGCCACAACAATCTAATCCAACAAACAGGTCGTCTACATTGCATACTGAAGATGATGAACAGCTAAAAAGTGGCGAGctcatatttgaattttttgaaTCTGAACAACCATATTCGCGGCGACAGTTATTTGACAA GGTAAATGAGCTGATTGCTGGTGTGAAATCTGTGAATGGCCAAATATTTGGAGACCCAAAGGGTTTGGAGCTGAGCCTGCATGATCTCCATCCAGCCTCTTG GTATTGTGTTGCATGGTATCCTATATACCGCATACCAGATGGTAAATTGCAGGCTGCATTCTTGACATATCATTCTCTTGGGCACTGGATTCGGCGGAGTAGCTCAGCAGACGAGGCTGTTGTTTTGCCTGTCATAGGCCTGCAGTCTTACAATGACAAG GCGGAGCGGTGGTTTGAGATGAGGAAATCCGACTCTGAAGGTGGTGAGCCAGCAGAGTTGCAGTATAGCGAAGCATCGGAGGTTCTGAAGGAGAGGGTGCGCGCCTTGAATGAGGCTGCAGCGGGGATGTCCAGGGCCAAGGTGGTGAAGAATGGGCCGATCATGAGCAGAAACAGGCACCCGGATTACGAGTTCTTCCTTTCACGGTACCGATAG